A genome region from Candidatus Neomarinimicrobiota bacterium includes the following:
- a CDS encoding polysaccharide deacetylase family protein, giving the protein MGPNKPILLLVLAAIGSSVWAGDKTPGLNYHHGAINRGFVGKPVIHLVFTGHDYNDGGQIISKTLRRQKIKAHFFFTGDFYRNPENKKLIKRLRMDGHYLGAHSDKHLLYAAWEDRDSLLVSREQFTTDLEQNYTEMAKFGISKPEASLFMPPYEWYNSVIAQWTTEMDLTLINYTPGTRSPADYTTPDMGTSYVNSQTLYDNILNYESNSDHGLNGFILLIHLGTHADRTDKLYNRLDQLIPELQSRGYEFSLMNFN; this is encoded by the coding sequence ATGGGTCCAAACAAACCAATATTACTGCTGGTGTTGGCTGCTATTGGCTCCTCTGTGTGGGCTGGCGACAAGACGCCTGGTCTGAATTATCATCATGGAGCCATCAATCGCGGGTTTGTTGGTAAGCCTGTCATTCACCTGGTCTTTACTGGTCACGATTACAATGATGGTGGCCAAATCATCAGCAAAACACTCAGGCGACAAAAGATCAAGGCCCACTTCTTTTTCACCGGTGACTTTTACCGCAATCCTGAAAATAAAAAACTGATCAAAAGGTTGCGAATGGACGGTCATTATCTTGGGGCTCATTCCGACAAGCACCTGCTCTATGCCGCCTGGGAGGATCGTGATTCTTTGTTGGTTTCCAGAGAGCAATTCACAACAGACCTTGAACAGAACTATACAGAGATGGCAAAATTTGGAATCTCTAAACCAGAGGCGTCCCTGTTTATGCCGCCTTATGAATGGTATAATAGTGTCATTGCTCAGTGGACCACCGAGATGGATTTAACGCTTATCAACTATACACCGGGAACACGCTCTCCCGCTGATTACACAACTCCGGATATGGGGACATCCTATGTGAATAGCCAAACGCTGTATGACAATATTCTGAACTACGAGTCCAACTCTGACCACGGATTGAATGGTTTTATCCTGCTTATCCACCTGGGGACCCATGCAGACAGAACAGATAAGCTTTATAACCGACTTGATCAGCTCATTCCCGAGTTGCAAAGCAGGGGATATGAATTTTCCCTCATGAACTTCAATTGA
- a CDS encoding lipocalin family protein, which translates to MKKLLALIVPFLFGGCLDVPEGITPIQNFELENYLGKWYEIARLDHSFERGLHKVTAEYDMRQDGGVSVTNRGYLISKSKWKDAQGKAFFVDQPTIGHLKVSFFGPFYGTYAIFELGDNYEYAFVSGSTTKYLWFLSRTPEVSQELKDHFLEKAGALGFDTEALIFVDQE; encoded by the coding sequence ATGAAAAAATTGTTAGCGCTCATTGTGCCATTTTTGTTTGGCGGTTGTCTGGATGTTCCGGAGGGGATTACCCCCATCCAGAATTTTGAATTAGAAAATTATCTGGGGAAATGGTATGAGATAGCTCGCCTGGATCACTCCTTTGAACGGGGGCTTCACAAGGTTACGGCTGAATATGACATGCGCCAGGATGGTGGGGTCAGCGTGACAAATCGTGGCTATTTAATCAGCAAGAGCAAATGGAAGGATGCCCAGGGTAAGGCCTTCTTTGTGGATCAACCCACGATCGGGCATTTGAAGGTTTCATTTTTTGGCCCTTTTTATGGCACATATGCCATCTTTGAGCTGGGTGACAATTACGAATATGCCTTTGTTTCCGGTTCCACCACCAAATATCTATGGTTCCTGTCAAGAACGCCAGAGGTTAGCCAGGAGTTGAAAGATCACTTCCTTGAAAAAGCTGGAGCGCTGGGTTTTGATACAGAGGCATTGATTTTTGTAGATCAGGAATAG
- a CDS encoding fumarylacetoacetate hydrolase family protein, giving the protein MKLLSYALDYRMEPRLAFSLGGQAIDVMRASLWMKEDRNAQDFLNLASTMKLTLENWQRCFSLLVQLEDAFKNIDPSGLKTHDRPVALAEDDIEFFSPIPDPPSIRFFNAYTGESPEYFDFGQTQTLLGHRQELNAAGLSPRGEIAAIIAATKYSENLEIAGYTVVNNWTAVQEKASGKTGFALGQATTLGPYLVTADEVEPLKIGNGFNMDMQISLNDHTEVDTRLKDMNFSFADMIKSAKSSHVGAGDLFCSGSPSKRDFALSEGQKIDVEIQALGTLTTMVG; this is encoded by the coding sequence ATGAAACTACTCTCATATGCGCTGGATTATCGCATGGAACCCCGATTGGCATTTTCCCTTGGTGGCCAGGCGATTGATGTCATGCGGGCATCTCTATGGATGAAGGAAGATCGTAATGCCCAGGATTTTTTAAATCTGGCTTCAACCATGAAGCTGACCCTGGAAAACTGGCAACGCTGCTTTTCACTCCTGGTTCAACTGGAAGATGCCTTTAAAAATATTGACCCATCAGGGCTGAAAACCCATGATCGACCTGTGGCGTTGGCTGAGGATGATATTGAATTCTTTTCACCCATACCCGATCCCCCCAGCATCCGCTTTTTCAATGCCTATACTGGTGAATCCCCTGAATATTTTGACTTTGGACAAACTCAGACACTCCTTGGCCACCGACAGGAACTCAACGCTGCAGGGCTTTCACCCCGAGGGGAAATCGCCGCCATCATTGCAGCCACAAAATATTCAGAGAACCTGGAAATTGCTGGATACACTGTTGTGAACAATTGGACCGCTGTTCAGGAGAAAGCTTCAGGGAAAACTGGTTTTGCCCTGGGTCAGGCCACCACCCTGGGACCTTATCTCGTCACTGCCGATGAAGTCGAGCCATTAAAAATAGGGAATGGCTTCAATATGGACATGCAGATCAGCCTTAATGATCACACCGAAGTGGACACCCGGCTGAAGGATATGAATTTCAGTTTTGCTGATATGATTAAGTCTGCCAAATCGAGCCATGTGGGAGCAGGAGATCTTTTCTGCTCCGGAAGTCCGTCCAAAAGAGATTTTGCCTTGAGTGAAGGACAGAAAATTGATGTTGAAATTCAAGCGCTGGGTACACTAACCACCATGGTGGGGTAA
- a CDS encoding lipocalin family protein, giving the protein MKRILALTILSFVVIGCVEVPEGITPVKKFKVKKFMGTWYEIARLDHHFEQGLNSITANYSINRDGKITIQNSGYMVKWQEWRYKEAKAYVVGENNIGLLKVSYLWPFYDPYVIFKLDPDYEYAFVCGKDRSFLWLLSRTRYVDRDVIEEFEEEAKKLGFNTSKLIYTKHL; this is encoded by the coding sequence ATGAAAAGAATTCTTGCGTTGACAATCCTATCATTTGTTGTGATTGGTTGTGTAGAAGTTCCAGAAGGGATCACCCCGGTTAAAAAATTTAAGGTGAAGAAGTTTATGGGTACCTGGTATGAGATTGCCCGACTGGATCACCACTTTGAGCAGGGTTTGAATAGTATCACTGCCAACTACTCCATTAACCGAGATGGTAAAATCACAATTCAAAACAGTGGCTATATGGTTAAATGGCAGGAGTGGAGATATAAAGAGGCCAAAGCATATGTTGTGGGTGAAAACAATATAGGTCTTCTTAAGGTTTCTTACCTTTGGCCATTCTATGATCCCTATGTCATTTTCAAGCTGGACCCAGACTATGAGTATGCCTTTGTGTGTGGTAAGGACAGGTCCTTTCTCTGGCTGCTTTCCAGAACCCGGTATGTTGATCGGGATGTCATTGAAGAATTTGAAGAAGAAGCTAAAAAGCTGGGGTTCAACACTTCGAAATTAATATATACTAAACATCTTTGA
- the arfB gene encoding aminoacyl-tRNA hydrolase — protein sequence MSSLRIPESELELKAIRSGGPGGQNVNKVATAIQLRFDSQNSSLPDHIKERLLKLRDQRINSEGIITITARQFRNQEANRLAAMARLEKIFEKAEMEPKKRKATRPTRASVNKRLETKTKRSRVKQLRTRVKPDDE from the coding sequence TTGTCTTCCTTGAGAATTCCAGAAAGCGAGCTTGAGCTCAAAGCGATTCGGTCAGGTGGACCTGGTGGGCAAAATGTCAACAAGGTGGCCACAGCCATACAGCTTCGTTTTGATAGTCAAAATTCGAGCCTGCCAGATCATATTAAGGAACGGTTGTTGAAATTGCGTGACCAGCGGATCAATTCAGAAGGCATCATTACCATTACTGCCAGGCAGTTCAGGAATCAAGAAGCCAACCGTCTGGCGGCCATGGCGCGTCTTGAGAAAATTTTTGAAAAGGCTGAGATGGAGCCTAAGAAACGTAAGGCCACACGGCCAACACGAGCTTCTGTAAACAAGCGGTTGGAGACCAAAACCAAGCGGAGCCGGGTGAAGCAATTGCGTACACGTGTCAAACCAGATGATGAATAG
- a CDS encoding cysteine hydrolase: MIKSALLLIDVQKGFDSPLWGMRNNPGAESNIAALLAAWREHSASIIHVKHCSISPQSPLHPDQPGNAFKDEASPIPGEPEFTKTVNSAFIGTGLEDYLHEAGLDSLVIVGLTTDHCVSTSTRMAGNLGFDVTLVSDATATFERKDANGVHISAEDMHRVNLASLNGEFCSVMTTQQVIDQINKSK, translated from the coding sequence ATGATTAAATCAGCCCTGTTGCTCATAGATGTTCAAAAAGGCTTTGACAGCCCACTCTGGGGAATGCGGAATAATCCAGGAGCCGAATCAAACATCGCGGCACTGCTGGCTGCCTGGCGTGAACATTCCGCCTCCATCATTCACGTGAAGCATTGTTCCATCTCTCCACAATCACCCCTTCATCCCGATCAACCGGGGAACGCCTTCAAAGATGAGGCATCACCCATACCTGGCGAGCCTGAATTTACTAAAACGGTGAATAGTGCTTTTATTGGGACGGGTCTTGAGGACTATCTGCATGAAGCGGGTTTAGACTCCCTGGTTATTGTAGGTTTGACCACAGATCATTGTGTGTCCACATCAACACGCATGGCAGGTAATCTGGGGTTTGACGTAACGCTGGTTTCTGATGCCACAGCCACATTTGAACGCAAAGATGCGAATGGCGTGCACATCAGTGCTGAGGATATGCACCGGGTAAACCTGGCCAGTCTTAATGGTGAATTCTGCTCTGTCATGACCACCCAGCAAGTGATCGATCAAATCAATAAATCGAAATAG
- a CDS encoding N-acetyltransferase yields MIVRFARPQDLPRLIEIFNQSVSARSTAVLEAVTVEDKQSWFDEHTREQFPILVAESESKVLGYLYISPYRPGRSALIHTAEVSYFVDFNHHNKGVASRLMEDCLKKCHSLGIKTLFAILLETNISSVNLLKKYGFDQWAHFPGVAEIDGVEVSQVYFGRKV; encoded by the coding sequence ATGATCGTTCGGTTTGCCAGGCCTCAAGATTTACCTCGATTGATAGAGATATTTAATCAATCTGTTTCAGCACGCAGTACAGCTGTTCTGGAGGCGGTAACTGTTGAAGATAAGCAGTCCTGGTTTGATGAACATACCCGTGAACAATTTCCCATTCTGGTGGCAGAATCAGAAAGCAAGGTTTTGGGGTATCTTTATATAAGCCCCTATCGTCCTGGACGTTCTGCCCTCATCCACACTGCTGAAGTAAGTTATTTCGTCGATTTTAATCATCACAATAAGGGTGTGGCCTCTCGGCTCATGGAAGATTGTCTTAAGAAATGCCATAGCCTGGGTATAAAAACTCTTTTTGCTATCCTCCTGGAAACCAACATCTCCAGTGTTAACTTACTGAAAAAATATGGATTTGATCAATGGGCACACTTCCCGGGGGTAGCAGAGATAGATGGTGTAGAAGTGAGCCAGGTTTATTTTGGTCGCAAAGTTTAA